One Alosa alosa isolate M-15738 ecotype Scorff River chromosome 22, AALO_Geno_1.1, whole genome shotgun sequence DNA segment encodes these proteins:
- the sec31b gene encoding protein transport protein Sec31A isoform X5 yields MRLKEILRTANQAWSPAAHHPAYLALGTSAQQLDASFNTTAALEIFEMDFADPSVEMKLRGTLATSNRFHSLIWGHYGLGTDGSAGRLVGGSENGTITVYSPEVILASGEEAIVGQATKHTGPVKALDYNPYQSNLLASGANDSEIYIWDLNNFSNPMTPGTKAQINEPAEDVSVVAWNRQVQHILASASPSGKAVVWDLRKNEPIIKISDHSNRMHCSGMLWHPEVATQLVLASEDDRLPVIQMWDLRFATSPLKVLENHTRGILSISWSQADPELLLSSAKDNRILCWNPATGEVIYELPTTNQWCFDVQWCPRNPALLSAASFDGHICVYSVMGGNLEAVQHSSVDKISASFDAMDPFGTGQVLPPLQMPQSPTQQATIIPPLKKPPKWVRRPVGARFAFGGKLVTFESPKPSQQPAPSLTPRQVFVSQVTTETEFLQRSRELQAALQSGSFSSYCQAKIQNAPSDCEQDVWKFLMVNFEDEARVKFLKLLGFSKDELDKKISTCLGKSLQPNGHGVDANDLAEKMQALSAERASASPAAGSPRSVSPADFFSQIPKEKPSFQIPVSADTDGLISQALLVGNFDGAVELCLSDGRYAEAILLSISGGEELLKKTQQRYLDRQKNSVSMLISSVVTQNWRDIVQSCELDNWKEALAALLTYAHPEEFAPLCDTLGARLENGASEKNRLQACLCYICSGNIEKLVECWAQQRDSSSPLALEDLVEKVMILRKSIERLRNGEVAVQSPVLAEKLTHYASLLASQGSLATAMSYLPDSSNQTSTKAIIQMLRDRLFHAQGMGAPSQPAPSSYPKPSAGGARQGPAAPAPAPAQNAHKQPQKVPFQPSMPSRMPDAGMPPVPHTLTPQAPDPMAQPPTSHMGPPGMARPGPRPMYPQQVNPAPGFPPSQPFHPQNVPMSAPPAFMPAPLMPLSSSAGSVPMMANPMGPPPPAGFIPTSSSVPSTPPTMPPNVLPGAPMPMFPGGPHSQGAGPPPMPGGSYPPVGSGYPQGGPGAPASRPVSAPTVAPPPTAQEGWNDPPAVRGGPRKKKVPENYTPPAPITAPVMGYPVEAPLTQDHMQVPPGAPQEPTVQLLQQLPSERVEQKEIPAEHMILKNTFDSLVQRCQLAAGDPQTKRKLDDAAKRLGHLYDKLRDQALSPSILGGLHEISRSVTARNYLHGLEVHTQIVSSSNFSEISAFMPILKVVMTIANKLGV; encoded by the exons ATGAGGCTGAAGGAGATTCTAAGGACGGCTAACCAGGCATGGAGTCCTGCAGCTCACCATCCTGCTTACTTGGCCTTGG GCACCTCTGCCCAGCAGCTGGATGCCTCCTTCAACACTACCGCTGCCCTGGAGATTTTTGAGATGGACTTTGCAGATCCATCTGTAGAGATGAAACTCAGAGGAACCCTTGCCACCTCTAACAG GTTTCATAGTCTGATCTGGGGGCACTATGGCCTGGGAACAGATGGCTCTGCAGGAAGGCTTgtgggaggaagtgaaaatggCACCATCACAGTGTACAGCCCAGAAGTCATTCTAGCCTCGGGAGAAGAGGCCATTGTTGGCCAAGCCACCAAACACACAGGTCCAGTTAAAGCACTAGACTACAACCCTTACCAA AGTAACCTACTGGCATCTGGGGCAAATGATTCCGAAATATACATCTGGGACTTAAACAATTTCAGCAATCCCATGACACCGGGAACAAAAGCACAG ATTAATGAG CCGGCTGAAGATGTCAGCGTGGTGGCGTGGAACAGACAGGTTCAGCACATCTTGGCGTCGGCCAGTCCCAGTGGCAAAGCTGTCGTCTGGGACCTGAGGAAGAACGAGCCCATCATCAAGATAAGCGACCACAGCAACAGG ATGCATTGCTCTGGGATGCTGTGGCACCCGGAGGTGGCCACTCAGCTGGTCCTGGCCTCAGAAGATGATCGGCTGCCCGTCATTCAGATGTGGGATCTCCGCTTCGCCACATCTCCTCTCAAAGTCCTGGAGAATCACACAAG GGGAATTCTCTCCATATCGTGGAGCCAAGCTGACCCAGAGCTGCTTCTCAGCAGTGCCAAAGACAACAGGATCCTCTGCTGGAACCCCGCCACTGGAGAG GTGATCTATGAGTTGCCCACTACCAACCAGTGGTGCTTTGATGTCCAGTGGTGCCCCAGGAATCCAGCCCTGCTGTCTGCTGCTTCGTTTGACGGGCACATCTGCGTCTACTCTGTGATGGGAGGTAACCTGGAGGCCGTGCAGCATAGCAGTGTGGATAAG ATATCAGCATCATTTGATGCCATGGACCCCTTTGGGACTGGCCAGGTCCTTCCTCCCCTGCAGATGCCCCAGTCGCCCACCCAGCAGGCCACCATCATCCCACCCCTCAAGAAGCCCCCTAAGTGGGTCAGACGCCCAGTCGGGGCCCGCTTTGCG tTCGGGGGGAAGCTGGTGACCTTCGAGAGCCCCAAGCCCTCCCAGCAACCTGCCCCCTCGCTCACCCCGCGGCAGGTGTTCGTGAGCCAGGTCACCACGGAGACAGAGTTCCTCCAGCGGTCGCGGGAGCTGCAGGCGGCTCTCCAGTCCGGCTCTTTCTCCAGCTACTGCCAGGCCAAGATCCAGAACGCCCCGTCCGACTGCGAGCAAGACGTCTGGAAGTTCCTTATG GTCAACTTTGAAGATGAAGCTCGTGTGAAGTTCCTGAAGCTGTTAGGTTTCAGCAAAGATGAATTGGACAAAAAG atttCCACATGTTTGGGGAAGAGCCTTCAGCCCAATGGTCATGGTGTGGATGCTAATGACCTGGCGGAGAAGATGCAGGCCCTATCTGCTGAG AGAGCTAGTGCGTCTCCTGCAGCCGGAAGTCCACGTTCAGTCTCCCCAGCTGATTTCTTCAGTCAGATCCCCAAAGAGAAACCCAGCTTCCAAATCCCAGTGTCTGCAG ACACGGACGGCCTGATCAGCCAGGCCCTGCTGGTGGGGAACTTTGATGGGGCGGTTGAGCTGTGCCTGAGTGACGGCCGCTATGCCGAAGCCATCCTGCTGTCCATCAGCGGCGGAGAGGAGCTCCTGAAGAAGACGCAGCAGAGATACCTGGACCGCCAGAAGAACAGCGTGTCCATG CTGATCTCGTCAGTGGTGACGCAAAACTGGCGGGACATCGTGCAGAGCTGTGAGCTGGACAACTGGAAGGAGGCCCTGGCTGCCCTCCTGACCTACGCCCACCCAGAGGAGTTCGCCCCGCTCTGTG ACACACTGGGCGCTCGCCTGGAGAACGGAGCCTCAGAGAAGAACCGGCTGCAGGCGTGCCTGTGCTACATCTGCTCGGGGAACATCGAGAAGCTGGTGGAGTGCTGGGCCCAGCAGAGGGACTCGTCCTCCCCTCTGGCACTGGAG GACCTGGTGGAGAAAGTGATGATCCTGCGCAAGTCGATCGAGCGCCTGCGTAACGGCGAGGTGGCTGTGCAGAGCCCCGTCCTGGCCGAGAAGCTGACTCACTACGCCAGCCTGCTGGCCTCGCAGGGCAGCCTGGCCACTGCCATGAGTTACCTGCCTGACAGCTCCAACCAG ACCTCCACCAAGGCTATAATCCAGATGCTACGGGACAGGCTGTTCCACGCCCAGGGGATGGGTGCACCGAGTCAGCCGGCGCCTTCCTCTTACCCCAAACCCTCAGCAGGGGGCGCCAGACAAGGTCCTGCTGCGCCTGCTCCTGCCCCGGCCCAAAATGCACACAAGCAG CCACAGAAGGTGCCATTCCAGCCCTCCATGCCCTCACGGATGCCAGACGCTGGTATGCCCCCAGTGCCCCACACCTTAACCCCACAGGCTCCGGACCCAATGGCCCAACCACCCACCTCTCACATGGGCCCCCCGGGCATGGCCCGTCCTGGCCCCAGGCCCATGTACCCTCAACAAGTAAACCCTGCACCAG GGTTCCCTCCTTCTCAGCCATTCCATCCTCAGAACGTACCCATGAGCGCCCCGCCAGCCTTCATGCCCGCCCCTCTGATGCCCCTTTCGTCCTCCGCGGGCAGCGTGCCCATGATGGCCAATCCTATGGGGCCGCCGCCACCCGCCGGCTTCATCCCCACCTCATCGTCGGTCCCCTCCACGCCCCCCACCATGCCACCCAACGTCCTACCAGGGGCGCCCATGCCTATGTTCCCAGGAGGCCCACACAGCCAAGGTGCGGGGCCTCCCCCGATGCCCGGTGGCTCCTACCCCCCAGTGGGGTCGGGCTACCCTCAGGGTGGACCTGGGGCGCCTGCGTCCAGGCCGGTTAGTGCTCCAACGGTTGCACCCCCTCCGACAG CACAAGAGGGCTGGAACGACCCTCCAGCGGTGAGGGGTGGTCCCAGGAAGAAGAAG GTTCCTGAAAACTACACTCCCCCGGCTCCCATCACGGCTCCCGTCATGGGCTACCCAGTGGAGGCCCCCCTGACCCAGGACCACATGCAGGTCCCTCCAGGGGCTCCGCAAGAGCCCACCGTGCAG ctcTTGCAGCAGCTCCCCTCTGAGCGTGTGGAGCAGAAAGAGATCCCCGCTGAGCACATGATCCTCAAGAACACCTTCGACAGCCTGGTACAGAGATGCCAGCTGGCTGCAGGAGACCCG CAAACGAAGAGAAAACTTGATGATGCGGCAAAGAGGCTAGGCCACCTCTACGACAAGCTGAGGGACCAGGCT ctgTCTCCCAGCATCCTCGGCGGCCTGCACGAGATCAGCCGCAGTGTGACGGCCCGGAACTACCTGCACGGCCTGGAGGTGCACACGCAGATCGTCAGCAGCAGCAACTTTAGCGAGATCTCCGCATTCATGCCCATCCTCAAAGTGGTAATGACCATTGCCAACAAGCTGGGCGTCTGA
- the sec31b gene encoding protein transport protein Sec31A isoform X1, with amino-acid sequence MRLKEILRTANQAWSPAAHHPAYLALGTSAQQLDASFNTTAALEIFEMDFADPSVEMKLRGTLATSNRFHSLIWGHYGLGTDGSAGRLVGGSENGTITVYSPEVILASGEEAIVGQATKHTGPVKALDYNPYQSNLLASGANDSEIYIWDLNNFSNPMTPGTKAQINEPAEDVSVVAWNRQVQHILASASPSGKAVVWDLRKNEPIIKISDHSNRMHCSGMLWHPEVATQLVLASEDDRLPVIQMWDLRFATSPLKVLENHTRGILSISWSQADPELLLSSAKDNRILCWNPATGEVIYELPTTNQWCFDVQWCPRNPALLSAASFDGHICVYSVMGGNLEAVQHSSVDKISASFDAMDPFGTGQVLPPLQMPQSPTQQATIIPPLKKPPKWVRRPVGARFAFGGKLVTFESPKPSQQPAPSLTPRQVFVSQVTTETEFLQRSRELQAALQSGSFSSYCQAKIQNAPSDCEQDVWKFLMVNFEDEARVKFLKLLGFSKDELDKKISTCLGKSLQPNGHGVDANDLAEKMQALSAERASASPAAGSPRSVSPADFFSQIPKEKPSFQIPVSADTDGLISQALLVGNFDGAVELCLSDGRYAEAILLSISGGEELLKKTQQRYLDRQKNSVSMLISSVVTQNWRDIVQSCELDNWKEALAALLTYAHPEEFAPLCDTLGARLENGASEKNRLQACLCYICSGNIEKLVECWAQQRDSSSPLALEDLVEKVMILRKSIERLRNGEVAVQSPVLAEKLTHYASLLASQGSLATAMSYLPDSSNQTSTKAIIQMLRDRLFHAQGMGAPSQPAPSSYPKPSAGGARQGPAAPAPAPAQNAHKQPQKVPFQPSMPSRMPDAGMPPVPHTLTPQAPDPMAQPPTSHMGPPGMARPGPRPMYPQQVNPAPGFPPSQPFHPQNVPMSAPPAFMPAPLMPLSSSAGSVPMMANPMGPPPPAGFIPTSSSVPSTPPTMPPNVLPGAPMPMFPGGPHSQGAGPPPMPGGSYPPVGSGYPQGGPGAPASRPVSAPTVAPPPTGYFPWLSPQCEDEAQEGWNDPPAVRGGPRKKKVPENYTPPAPITAPVMGYPVEAPLTQDHMQVPPGAPQEPTVQLLQQLPSERVEQKEIPAEHMILKNTFDSLVQRCQLAAGDPQTKRKLDDAAKRLGHLYDKLRDQALSPSILGGLHEISRSVTARNYLHGLEVHTQIVSSSNFSEISAFMPILKVVMTIANKLGV; translated from the exons ATGAGGCTGAAGGAGATTCTAAGGACGGCTAACCAGGCATGGAGTCCTGCAGCTCACCATCCTGCTTACTTGGCCTTGG GCACCTCTGCCCAGCAGCTGGATGCCTCCTTCAACACTACCGCTGCCCTGGAGATTTTTGAGATGGACTTTGCAGATCCATCTGTAGAGATGAAACTCAGAGGAACCCTTGCCACCTCTAACAG GTTTCATAGTCTGATCTGGGGGCACTATGGCCTGGGAACAGATGGCTCTGCAGGAAGGCTTgtgggaggaagtgaaaatggCACCATCACAGTGTACAGCCCAGAAGTCATTCTAGCCTCGGGAGAAGAGGCCATTGTTGGCCAAGCCACCAAACACACAGGTCCAGTTAAAGCACTAGACTACAACCCTTACCAA AGTAACCTACTGGCATCTGGGGCAAATGATTCCGAAATATACATCTGGGACTTAAACAATTTCAGCAATCCCATGACACCGGGAACAAAAGCACAG ATTAATGAG CCGGCTGAAGATGTCAGCGTGGTGGCGTGGAACAGACAGGTTCAGCACATCTTGGCGTCGGCCAGTCCCAGTGGCAAAGCTGTCGTCTGGGACCTGAGGAAGAACGAGCCCATCATCAAGATAAGCGACCACAGCAACAGG ATGCATTGCTCTGGGATGCTGTGGCACCCGGAGGTGGCCACTCAGCTGGTCCTGGCCTCAGAAGATGATCGGCTGCCCGTCATTCAGATGTGGGATCTCCGCTTCGCCACATCTCCTCTCAAAGTCCTGGAGAATCACACAAG GGGAATTCTCTCCATATCGTGGAGCCAAGCTGACCCAGAGCTGCTTCTCAGCAGTGCCAAAGACAACAGGATCCTCTGCTGGAACCCCGCCACTGGAGAG GTGATCTATGAGTTGCCCACTACCAACCAGTGGTGCTTTGATGTCCAGTGGTGCCCCAGGAATCCAGCCCTGCTGTCTGCTGCTTCGTTTGACGGGCACATCTGCGTCTACTCTGTGATGGGAGGTAACCTGGAGGCCGTGCAGCATAGCAGTGTGGATAAG ATATCAGCATCATTTGATGCCATGGACCCCTTTGGGACTGGCCAGGTCCTTCCTCCCCTGCAGATGCCCCAGTCGCCCACCCAGCAGGCCACCATCATCCCACCCCTCAAGAAGCCCCCTAAGTGGGTCAGACGCCCAGTCGGGGCCCGCTTTGCG tTCGGGGGGAAGCTGGTGACCTTCGAGAGCCCCAAGCCCTCCCAGCAACCTGCCCCCTCGCTCACCCCGCGGCAGGTGTTCGTGAGCCAGGTCACCACGGAGACAGAGTTCCTCCAGCGGTCGCGGGAGCTGCAGGCGGCTCTCCAGTCCGGCTCTTTCTCCAGCTACTGCCAGGCCAAGATCCAGAACGCCCCGTCCGACTGCGAGCAAGACGTCTGGAAGTTCCTTATG GTCAACTTTGAAGATGAAGCTCGTGTGAAGTTCCTGAAGCTGTTAGGTTTCAGCAAAGATGAATTGGACAAAAAG atttCCACATGTTTGGGGAAGAGCCTTCAGCCCAATGGTCATGGTGTGGATGCTAATGACCTGGCGGAGAAGATGCAGGCCCTATCTGCTGAG AGAGCTAGTGCGTCTCCTGCAGCCGGAAGTCCACGTTCAGTCTCCCCAGCTGATTTCTTCAGTCAGATCCCCAAAGAGAAACCCAGCTTCCAAATCCCAGTGTCTGCAG ACACGGACGGCCTGATCAGCCAGGCCCTGCTGGTGGGGAACTTTGATGGGGCGGTTGAGCTGTGCCTGAGTGACGGCCGCTATGCCGAAGCCATCCTGCTGTCCATCAGCGGCGGAGAGGAGCTCCTGAAGAAGACGCAGCAGAGATACCTGGACCGCCAGAAGAACAGCGTGTCCATG CTGATCTCGTCAGTGGTGACGCAAAACTGGCGGGACATCGTGCAGAGCTGTGAGCTGGACAACTGGAAGGAGGCCCTGGCTGCCCTCCTGACCTACGCCCACCCAGAGGAGTTCGCCCCGCTCTGTG ACACACTGGGCGCTCGCCTGGAGAACGGAGCCTCAGAGAAGAACCGGCTGCAGGCGTGCCTGTGCTACATCTGCTCGGGGAACATCGAGAAGCTGGTGGAGTGCTGGGCCCAGCAGAGGGACTCGTCCTCCCCTCTGGCACTGGAG GACCTGGTGGAGAAAGTGATGATCCTGCGCAAGTCGATCGAGCGCCTGCGTAACGGCGAGGTGGCTGTGCAGAGCCCCGTCCTGGCCGAGAAGCTGACTCACTACGCCAGCCTGCTGGCCTCGCAGGGCAGCCTGGCCACTGCCATGAGTTACCTGCCTGACAGCTCCAACCAG ACCTCCACCAAGGCTATAATCCAGATGCTACGGGACAGGCTGTTCCACGCCCAGGGGATGGGTGCACCGAGTCAGCCGGCGCCTTCCTCTTACCCCAAACCCTCAGCAGGGGGCGCCAGACAAGGTCCTGCTGCGCCTGCTCCTGCCCCGGCCCAAAATGCACACAAGCAG CCACAGAAGGTGCCATTCCAGCCCTCCATGCCCTCACGGATGCCAGACGCTGGTATGCCCCCAGTGCCCCACACCTTAACCCCACAGGCTCCGGACCCAATGGCCCAACCACCCACCTCTCACATGGGCCCCCCGGGCATGGCCCGTCCTGGCCCCAGGCCCATGTACCCTCAACAAGTAAACCCTGCACCAG GGTTCCCTCCTTCTCAGCCATTCCATCCTCAGAACGTACCCATGAGCGCCCCGCCAGCCTTCATGCCCGCCCCTCTGATGCCCCTTTCGTCCTCCGCGGGCAGCGTGCCCATGATGGCCAATCCTATGGGGCCGCCGCCACCCGCCGGCTTCATCCCCACCTCATCGTCGGTCCCCTCCACGCCCCCCACCATGCCACCCAACGTCCTACCAGGGGCGCCCATGCCTATGTTCCCAGGAGGCCCACACAGCCAAGGTGCGGGGCCTCCCCCGATGCCCGGTGGCTCCTACCCCCCAGTGGGGTCGGGCTACCCTCAGGGTGGACCTGGGGCGCCTGCGTCCAGGCCGGTTAGTGCTCCAACGGTTGCACCCCCTCCGACAG GTTATTTTCCGTGGCTGAGTCCCCAGTGTGAGGATGAAG CACAAGAGGGCTGGAACGACCCTCCAGCGGTGAGGGGTGGTCCCAGGAAGAAGAAG GTTCCTGAAAACTACACTCCCCCGGCTCCCATCACGGCTCCCGTCATGGGCTACCCAGTGGAGGCCCCCCTGACCCAGGACCACATGCAGGTCCCTCCAGGGGCTCCGCAAGAGCCCACCGTGCAG ctcTTGCAGCAGCTCCCCTCTGAGCGTGTGGAGCAGAAAGAGATCCCCGCTGAGCACATGATCCTCAAGAACACCTTCGACAGCCTGGTACAGAGATGCCAGCTGGCTGCAGGAGACCCG CAAACGAAGAGAAAACTTGATGATGCGGCAAAGAGGCTAGGCCACCTCTACGACAAGCTGAGGGACCAGGCT ctgTCTCCCAGCATCCTCGGCGGCCTGCACGAGATCAGCCGCAGTGTGACGGCCCGGAACTACCTGCACGGCCTGGAGGTGCACACGCAGATCGTCAGCAGCAGCAACTTTAGCGAGATCTCCGCATTCATGCCCATCCTCAAAGTGGTAATGACCATTGCCAACAAGCTGGGCGTCTGA
- the sec31b gene encoding protein transport protein Sec31A isoform X6, whose translation MRLKEILRTANQAWSPAAHHPAYLALGTSAQQLDASFNTTAALEIFEMDFADPSVEMKLRGTLATSNRFHSLIWGHYGLGTDGSAGRLVGGSENGTITVYSPEVILASGEEAIVGQATKHTGPVKALDYNPYQSNLLASGANDSEIYIWDLNNFSNPMTPGTKAQINEPAEDVSVVAWNRQVQHILASASPSGKAVVWDLRKNEPIIKISDHSNRMHCSGMLWHPEVATQLVLASEDDRLPVIQMWDLRFATSPLKVLENHTRGILSISWSQADPELLLSSAKDNRILCWNPATGEVIYELPTTNQWCFDVQWCPRNPALLSAASFDGHICVYSVMGGNLEAVQHSSVDKISASFDAMDPFGTGQVLPPLQMPQSPTQQATIIPPLKKPPKWVRRPVGARFAFGGKLVTFESPKPSQQPAPSLTPRQVFVSQVTTETEFLQRSRELQAALQSGSFSSYCQAKIQNAPSDCEQDVWKFLMVNFEDEARVKFLKLLGFSKDELDKKISTCLGKSLQPNGHGVDANDLAEKMQALSAERASASPAAGSPRSVSPADFFSQIPKEKPSFQIPVSADTDGLISQALLVGNFDGAVELCLSDGRYAEAILLSISGGEELLKKTQQRYLDRQKNSVSMLISSVVTQNWRDIVQSCELDNWKEALAALLTYAHPEEFAPLCDTLGARLENGASEKNRLQACLCYICSGNIEKLVECWAQQRDSSSPLALEDLVEKVMILRKSIERLRNGEVAVQSPVLAEKLTHYASLLASQGSLATAMSYLPDSSNQTSTKAIIQMLRDRLFHAQGMGAPSQPAPSSYPKPSAGGARQGPAAPAPAPAQNAHKQPQKVPFQPSMPSRMPDAGMPPVPHTLTPQAPDPMAQPPTSHMGPPGMARPGPRPMYPQQVNPAPGFPPSQPFHPQNVPMSAPPAFMPAPLMPLSSSAGSVPMMANPMGPPPPAGFIPTSSSVPSTPPTMPPNVLPGAPMPMFPGGPHSQGAGPPPMPGGSYPPVGSGYPQGGPGAPASRPVSAPTVAPPPTGYFPWLSPQCEDEGDRLTVRQEAVWTKL comes from the exons ATGAGGCTGAAGGAGATTCTAAGGACGGCTAACCAGGCATGGAGTCCTGCAGCTCACCATCCTGCTTACTTGGCCTTGG GCACCTCTGCCCAGCAGCTGGATGCCTCCTTCAACACTACCGCTGCCCTGGAGATTTTTGAGATGGACTTTGCAGATCCATCTGTAGAGATGAAACTCAGAGGAACCCTTGCCACCTCTAACAG GTTTCATAGTCTGATCTGGGGGCACTATGGCCTGGGAACAGATGGCTCTGCAGGAAGGCTTgtgggaggaagtgaaaatggCACCATCACAGTGTACAGCCCAGAAGTCATTCTAGCCTCGGGAGAAGAGGCCATTGTTGGCCAAGCCACCAAACACACAGGTCCAGTTAAAGCACTAGACTACAACCCTTACCAA AGTAACCTACTGGCATCTGGGGCAAATGATTCCGAAATATACATCTGGGACTTAAACAATTTCAGCAATCCCATGACACCGGGAACAAAAGCACAG ATTAATGAG CCGGCTGAAGATGTCAGCGTGGTGGCGTGGAACAGACAGGTTCAGCACATCTTGGCGTCGGCCAGTCCCAGTGGCAAAGCTGTCGTCTGGGACCTGAGGAAGAACGAGCCCATCATCAAGATAAGCGACCACAGCAACAGG ATGCATTGCTCTGGGATGCTGTGGCACCCGGAGGTGGCCACTCAGCTGGTCCTGGCCTCAGAAGATGATCGGCTGCCCGTCATTCAGATGTGGGATCTCCGCTTCGCCACATCTCCTCTCAAAGTCCTGGAGAATCACACAAG GGGAATTCTCTCCATATCGTGGAGCCAAGCTGACCCAGAGCTGCTTCTCAGCAGTGCCAAAGACAACAGGATCCTCTGCTGGAACCCCGCCACTGGAGAG GTGATCTATGAGTTGCCCACTACCAACCAGTGGTGCTTTGATGTCCAGTGGTGCCCCAGGAATCCAGCCCTGCTGTCTGCTGCTTCGTTTGACGGGCACATCTGCGTCTACTCTGTGATGGGAGGTAACCTGGAGGCCGTGCAGCATAGCAGTGTGGATAAG ATATCAGCATCATTTGATGCCATGGACCCCTTTGGGACTGGCCAGGTCCTTCCTCCCCTGCAGATGCCCCAGTCGCCCACCCAGCAGGCCACCATCATCCCACCCCTCAAGAAGCCCCCTAAGTGGGTCAGACGCCCAGTCGGGGCCCGCTTTGCG tTCGGGGGGAAGCTGGTGACCTTCGAGAGCCCCAAGCCCTCCCAGCAACCTGCCCCCTCGCTCACCCCGCGGCAGGTGTTCGTGAGCCAGGTCACCACGGAGACAGAGTTCCTCCAGCGGTCGCGGGAGCTGCAGGCGGCTCTCCAGTCCGGCTCTTTCTCCAGCTACTGCCAGGCCAAGATCCAGAACGCCCCGTCCGACTGCGAGCAAGACGTCTGGAAGTTCCTTATG GTCAACTTTGAAGATGAAGCTCGTGTGAAGTTCCTGAAGCTGTTAGGTTTCAGCAAAGATGAATTGGACAAAAAG atttCCACATGTTTGGGGAAGAGCCTTCAGCCCAATGGTCATGGTGTGGATGCTAATGACCTGGCGGAGAAGATGCAGGCCCTATCTGCTGAG AGAGCTAGTGCGTCTCCTGCAGCCGGAAGTCCACGTTCAGTCTCCCCAGCTGATTTCTTCAGTCAGATCCCCAAAGAGAAACCCAGCTTCCAAATCCCAGTGTCTGCAG ACACGGACGGCCTGATCAGCCAGGCCCTGCTGGTGGGGAACTTTGATGGGGCGGTTGAGCTGTGCCTGAGTGACGGCCGCTATGCCGAAGCCATCCTGCTGTCCATCAGCGGCGGAGAGGAGCTCCTGAAGAAGACGCAGCAGAGATACCTGGACCGCCAGAAGAACAGCGTGTCCATG CTGATCTCGTCAGTGGTGACGCAAAACTGGCGGGACATCGTGCAGAGCTGTGAGCTGGACAACTGGAAGGAGGCCCTGGCTGCCCTCCTGACCTACGCCCACCCAGAGGAGTTCGCCCCGCTCTGTG ACACACTGGGCGCTCGCCTGGAGAACGGAGCCTCAGAGAAGAACCGGCTGCAGGCGTGCCTGTGCTACATCTGCTCGGGGAACATCGAGAAGCTGGTGGAGTGCTGGGCCCAGCAGAGGGACTCGTCCTCCCCTCTGGCACTGGAG GACCTGGTGGAGAAAGTGATGATCCTGCGCAAGTCGATCGAGCGCCTGCGTAACGGCGAGGTGGCTGTGCAGAGCCCCGTCCTGGCCGAGAAGCTGACTCACTACGCCAGCCTGCTGGCCTCGCAGGGCAGCCTGGCCACTGCCATGAGTTACCTGCCTGACAGCTCCAACCAG ACCTCCACCAAGGCTATAATCCAGATGCTACGGGACAGGCTGTTCCACGCCCAGGGGATGGGTGCACCGAGTCAGCCGGCGCCTTCCTCTTACCCCAAACCCTCAGCAGGGGGCGCCAGACAAGGTCCTGCTGCGCCTGCTCCTGCCCCGGCCCAAAATGCACACAAGCAG CCACAGAAGGTGCCATTCCAGCCCTCCATGCCCTCACGGATGCCAGACGCTGGTATGCCCCCAGTGCCCCACACCTTAACCCCACAGGCTCCGGACCCAATGGCCCAACCACCCACCTCTCACATGGGCCCCCCGGGCATGGCCCGTCCTGGCCCCAGGCCCATGTACCCTCAACAAGTAAACCCTGCACCAG GGTTCCCTCCTTCTCAGCCATTCCATCCTCAGAACGTACCCATGAGCGCCCCGCCAGCCTTCATGCCCGCCCCTCTGATGCCCCTTTCGTCCTCCGCGGGCAGCGTGCCCATGATGGCCAATCCTATGGGGCCGCCGCCACCCGCCGGCTTCATCCCCACCTCATCGTCGGTCCCCTCCACGCCCCCCACCATGCCACCCAACGTCCTACCAGGGGCGCCCATGCCTATGTTCCCAGGAGGCCCACACAGCCAAGGTGCGGGGCCTCCCCCGATGCCCGGTGGCTCCTACCCCCCAGTGGGGTCGGGCTACCCTCAGGGTGGACCTGGGGCGCCTGCGTCCAGGCCGGTTAGTGCTCCAACGGTTGCACCCCCTCCGACAG GTTATTTTCCGTGGCTGAGTCCCCAGTGTGAGGATGAAGGTGACAGACTGACAGTCAGGCAGGAGGCAGTGTGGACTAAGCTTTAG